A part of Streptomyces sp. NBC_01451 genomic DNA contains:
- the hrcA gene encoding heat-inducible transcriptional repressor HrcA, protein MLSERRLEVLRAIVQDYVGTEEPVGSKALTERHNLGVSPATVRNDMAALEDEGFIAQPHTSAGRIPTEKGYRLFVDRLAGVKPMTAPERRAIQNFLDGAVDLDDVVGRTVRLLAQLTRQVAVVQYPSLTRSTVRHVELLSLAPARVMLVLITDTGRVEQRMIDCPAPFGETSLADLRARLNSRVAGRRFADVPQLVQDLPEAFDAEDRGTVATVLSTLLETLVEEAEERLMIGGTANLTRFGHDFPLTIRPVLEALEEQVVLLKLLGEAGDSSMTVRIGHENKYEGLNSTSVVSVGYGSGGEAVAKLGVVGPTRMDYPGTMGAVRAVARYVGQILAES, encoded by the coding sequence ATGCTCAGTGAACGCAGGCTCGAAGTGCTGCGCGCGATCGTCCAGGACTATGTCGGCACCGAGGAGCCGGTCGGGTCCAAGGCGCTCACCGAGCGGCACAACCTCGGGGTCTCGCCGGCGACCGTCCGCAACGACATGGCGGCGCTGGAGGACGAGGGCTTCATCGCCCAGCCCCACACCAGCGCCGGGCGCATCCCGACCGAAAAGGGCTACCGGCTCTTCGTCGACCGGCTCGCCGGTGTCAAGCCGATGACGGCGCCCGAGCGGCGTGCCATCCAGAACTTCCTGGACGGCGCCGTCGATCTCGACGATGTGGTCGGACGGACGGTCCGGCTGCTCGCCCAGCTCACGCGGCAGGTCGCCGTCGTGCAGTATCCGTCGCTCACCCGGTCCACCGTGCGGCACGTCGAGCTGCTCTCGCTCGCTCCCGCGCGCGTGATGCTCGTGCTGATCACGGACACGGGCCGCGTGGAGCAGCGGATGATCGACTGTCCGGCGCCCTTCGGGGAGACCTCTCTGGCGGATCTACGCGCGCGGCTCAACAGCCGGGTCGCGGGCCGCCGCTTCGCGGACGTGCCGCAGCTCGTGCAGGACCTCCCGGAGGCCTTCGACGCGGAGGACCGGGGCACGGTCGCGACGGTGCTCTCCACCCTGCTGGAGACGCTCGTCGAGGAGGCCGAGGAGCGGCTGATGATCGGCGGAACCGCCAATCTGACCCGCTTCGGACATGACTTTCCCCTCACTATCAGGCCGGTCCTGGAAGCCCTGGAGGAACAGGTCGTACTTCTCAAACTCCTTGGTGAGGCCGGGGATTCGAGCATGACCGTACGAATCGGTCACGAGAACAAATACGAGGGACTCAACTCCACGTCCGTCGTGTCGGTCGGCTACGGTTCGGGCGGCGAGGCAGTCGCCAAGCTCGGCGTGGTCGGACCGACCCGCATGGACTACCCGGGAACGATGGGAGCGGTACGCGCAGTG
- a CDS encoding MBL fold metallo-hydrolase, which translates to MKVTWEEPRWDDLGWERLAAGVGRCRLPVWDCTVGLVTGPRGALLIDAGSSLAEGARLRLEAQELAGCRVGFLALTHAHFDHVFGAAAFAGAHVFAAPGPNDEFGEVGRAALCADAVRNGLDARAAEEAADTLVVPRQQVRGSLTVELRDGPGVVLSNVGPGHTRGDLVAVVPGDGTPAVVFCGDLVEESGEPQAGPDAEPAHWPAALDRLLALGGEDALYVPGHGAVVDAGFVRAQRDALATRFGVSREPVT; encoded by the coding sequence ATGAAGGTGACTTGGGAAGAGCCGAGGTGGGACGACCTGGGCTGGGAGCGCCTGGCGGCCGGGGTGGGCCGGTGCCGGCTGCCGGTCTGGGACTGCACGGTGGGGCTGGTGACCGGGCCGCGCGGCGCCCTGCTGATCGACGCGGGATCGAGCCTCGCGGAGGGCGCGAGACTGCGTCTGGAGGCTCAGGAGCTCGCCGGCTGCCGTGTGGGCTTCCTCGCACTCACGCACGCACACTTCGATCATGTTTTCGGAGCGGCGGCGTTCGCGGGTGCGCATGTGTTCGCGGCGCCGGGCCCGAACGACGAATTCGGGGAAGTGGGGCGCGCGGCGTTGTGCGCGGACGCCGTACGCAACGGTCTGGACGCCCGGGCGGCGGAGGAGGCGGCGGACACCCTGGTGGTTCCGCGTCAGCAGGTCCGGGGAAGTCTCACCGTCGAGCTGCGCGACGGCCCGGGAGTCGTCCTGAGCAACGTCGGCCCCGGCCACACCCGCGGCGACCTCGTGGCGGTCGTACCCGGTGACGGCACCCCGGCCGTCGTCTTCTGCGGCGACCTGGTCGAGGAGTCGGGCGAACCCCAGGCGGGCCCCGACGCCGAACCGGCGCACTGGCCGGCGGCCCTCGACCGCCTCCTCGCCCTGGGCGGCGAGGACGCCCTGTACGTGCCCGGCCACGGCGCGGTGGTGGACGCGGGGTTCGTACGGGCCCAACGGGACGCCCTGGCAACGCGTTTCGGCGTGTCGCGGGAGCCGGTGACCTGA